In one Mycobacterium sp. NBC_00419 genomic region, the following are encoded:
- a CDS encoding carboxymuconolactone decarboxylase family protein yields the protein MEHGHYHQVLDDLRPAHRALRQMIPDVYRAFNEMSGAAMAAGALEPKVKELMAMVIGVVHGCDGCIASHTKAAVRAGASKEEAAEAIGVAILMHGGPATVYGARAFEAFSEFADAESPTST from the coding sequence ATGGAACACGGCCACTACCACCAGGTCCTCGACGATCTCCGCCCTGCGCATCGTGCGCTTCGGCAGATGATCCCCGACGTCTATCGCGCATTCAACGAGATGAGCGGTGCGGCGATGGCCGCCGGGGCGTTGGAGCCCAAGGTCAAGGAACTGATGGCGATGGTCATCGGCGTGGTGCACGGTTGCGACGGCTGCATCGCCTCTCACACCAAGGCCGCGGTCCGTGCCGGTGCGAGCAAGGAAGAGGCCGCCGAGGCGATCGGTGTGGCGATCCTGATGCACGGCGGCCCGGCCACGGTGTACGGAGCGCGGGCCTTCGAGGCGTTCAGCGAGTTCGCCGACGCGGAATCACCGACGTCGACCTGA
- a CDS encoding polysaccharide deacetylase family protein, with product MTRRQFVVGLLASAALVGASRTIGISGSSSQAAAQAPPPPPPIGSSRVLPPPSIANRVPLPGGGELAKLPGDGDLLALTVDDGVNSEVVRAYTQLAKDTGIRLTFFVNGVYDSWRDNAEMLRPLVDSGQIQLGNHTWSHPDLTTLNANDITDQLRRNDRFLRNTYGADATPYFRPPYGNHNDLVDGIAADQGYRVPTMWSGSLADSVPVTEDYIVTMADQYFIQQNIVIGHLNHLPVTHVYPALVDIIRSRNLRTVTLNDVFLKPEIPYVTSS from the coding sequence GTGACCCGGCGCCAGTTCGTCGTCGGCCTGCTGGCATCGGCCGCCCTGGTCGGGGCCTCCCGCACCATCGGCATCTCAGGGAGCAGCTCGCAGGCCGCCGCACAGGCTCCGCCACCGCCGCCGCCCATCGGATCGAGCCGGGTGTTGCCGCCGCCGTCGATCGCCAACCGCGTGCCATTGCCCGGCGGTGGCGAACTGGCCAAGCTGCCCGGCGACGGTGATCTGCTGGCGCTCACCGTCGACGACGGGGTCAACAGCGAGGTGGTCCGGGCCTACACCCAGCTCGCCAAGGACACCGGTATCCGGCTCACCTTCTTCGTCAACGGGGTCTACGACTCGTGGCGCGACAACGCCGAAATGCTGCGGCCCCTGGTCGATTCCGGCCAGATTCAGCTCGGCAACCACACCTGGTCACACCCCGACCTGACCACACTGAACGCCAACGACATCACCGACCAGTTGCGGCGCAACGACCGATTCCTGCGTAACACCTACGGCGCCGACGCCACCCCGTACTTCCGGCCGCCGTACGGAAATCACAACGACCTCGTCGACGGCATCGCCGCCGACCAGGGCTACCGGGTGCCGACGATGTGGTCGGGCTCGCTGGCCGACTCGGTCCCGGTGACCGAGGACTACATCGTGACGATGGCCGACCAGTACTTCATCCAGCAGAACATCGTCATCGGGCACCTCAACCATCTGCCCGTCACGCACGTCTATCCAGCGCTGGTGGACATCATCCGGTCCCGCAATCTGCGCACCGTGACTCTTAACGACGTATTCCTGAAGCCGGAAATCCCCTACGTCACCTCGTCCTAG
- the fdxA gene encoding ferredoxin, with protein MTYVITSACVDVKHKACMQECPVDCIYEGDRTMYINPEECVECGACKILCEVDAIYFDSDLPEEEMKFLADNAAFFNEILPGRQAAIGSPGSASDVGPIGIDTPMVAALPHNEHAAAQV; from the coding sequence ATGACCTACGTGATCACCAGTGCGTGCGTGGACGTCAAGCACAAGGCATGCATGCAGGAATGCCCCGTCGACTGCATCTACGAGGGCGACCGGACCATGTACATCAACCCCGAGGAATGCGTCGAGTGCGGCGCCTGCAAGATCCTCTGCGAGGTCGATGCCATCTACTTCGACTCCGACCTGCCGGAGGAGGAGATGAAGTTCCTCGCCGACAACGCGGCCTTCTTCAATGAGATCCTGCCCGGCCGTCAAGCCGCGATCGGAAGCCCCGGAAGCGCGAGCGACGTGGGCCCGATCGGTATCGACACCCCGATGGTCGCGGCACTGCCGCACAACGAGCACGCCGCCGCACAGGTCTGA
- a CDS encoding SRPBCC family protein codes for MDGSVTVHMAAPADTIWNLISDVRNTGRFSPEVFEAEWLDGATGPALGAKFRGHVRRNEIGPVYWTTCRVTACEPGREFGFAVLAGDRAVNNWHYRLEPSGDGTDVTESFRLEASPVLRVFWVFAGYLRGRRNERDMRKTLERIKKVVEES; via the coding sequence ATGGATGGCTCCGTCACAGTGCACATGGCCGCTCCGGCCGACACGATCTGGAATCTGATCTCCGATGTCCGCAACACCGGACGGTTCTCTCCGGAGGTGTTCGAAGCCGAGTGGCTCGACGGTGCCACCGGCCCGGCACTGGGCGCGAAGTTCCGTGGCCACGTCCGCCGCAACGAGATCGGCCCGGTGTACTGGACCACCTGCCGGGTCACCGCATGCGAACCCGGCCGCGAATTCGGCTTCGCCGTGCTGGCCGGCGACCGCGCCGTCAACAACTGGCACTACCGCCTGGAACCCAGCGGTGACGGCACTGACGTCACCGAGTCGTTCCGGCTCGAGGCCTCGCCGGTGTTGCGGGTGTTCTGGGTGTTCGCCGGATACCTGCGCGGGCGGCGCAACGAGCGCGACATGCGCAAGACGCTGGAGCGGATCAAGAAGGTTGTCGAGGAAAGCTAG
- a CDS encoding DUF4331 family protein, translating to MSNHFTGLSLGPPLGDQRLDLCDLYAFVSPADPSRTVLILNANPNADALHPDAIYRLAIDNNGDLRNDIAFSFVFSVPEDGTQTVDVFLAVGDEAESPLAVGEKIFEAVEVSFGHEPNVVQSGSFTFFAGARSDAFFFDFDGIKNLFDTTGGRNFTSPHLGGTSPWTGVDSNTEANVFSIAIELPTAELGADPDIRIWGRCSLQRDGELIHVDRAGHPSVSSFFNTDDTKEEYNASVPVHDRERWIEQFIHLMGHTGDYTRDEAIAAIDAEGTLPDMLTFDPSKPAKYPNGRVFTDDVIDYRLAFLTKGDCPPTGLSPHTDTLDVFPYLGNPHPAG from the coding sequence ATGTCCAATCATTTCACCGGCCTGAGCCTGGGTCCGCCGTTGGGAGACCAGCGCCTGGACTTGTGCGACCTGTATGCCTTTGTCTCCCCGGCCGATCCGAGCCGCACGGTGTTGATCCTCAACGCCAACCCCAACGCCGACGCCCTGCACCCCGATGCGATCTACCGCCTGGCGATCGACAACAACGGCGACCTGCGCAATGACATCGCGTTCAGTTTCGTCTTCTCGGTGCCCGAAGACGGCACGCAGACCGTCGACGTGTTCCTGGCCGTCGGCGACGAGGCGGAATCCCCACTGGCCGTGGGGGAGAAGATCTTCGAGGCCGTCGAGGTGTCCTTCGGACACGAGCCCAATGTGGTGCAGTCCGGCAGCTTCACCTTCTTCGCCGGGGCGCGCAGCGACGCTTTCTTCTTCGACTTCGACGGAATCAAGAACCTGTTCGACACCACCGGCGGGCGCAACTTCACCTCACCGCATCTGGGCGGGACCTCGCCGTGGACCGGCGTGGACTCCAACACCGAGGCCAACGTGTTCTCCATCGCGATCGAGCTGCCGACCGCCGAGCTGGGGGCCGACCCCGACATCCGCATCTGGGGCCGGTGCAGCCTGCAACGCGACGGCGAACTGATCCATGTCGACCGGGCCGGTCATCCGTCGGTGAGCAGCTTCTTCAACACCGACGACACCAAAGAGGAGTACAACGCCAGCGTGCCGGTGCACGACCGGGAACGCTGGATCGAGCAGTTCATCCACCTGATGGGACACACCGGCGACTACACCCGCGACGAGGCCATCGCGGCCATCGACGCCGAGGGCACGCTGCCGGACATGCTGACCTTCGACCCGTCCAAGCCCGCCAAGTACCCCAACGGCCGGGTGTTCACCGACGACGTCATCGACTACCGGTTGGCGTTCCTCACCAAGGGGGACTGCCCGCCCACCGGGTTGTCACCGCACACCGACACCCTGGACGTCTTCCCGTATCTGGGGAATCCGCACCCCGCCGGTTAG
- a CDS encoding TIGR03854 family LLM class F420-dependent oxidoreductase encodes MKIRFGVSLGTGTAVDELPAVVDRLEADGVDSLWFSELVYTAAVDPFAGMGFTLGRSTRLKVGTSVAVLPGRNPVLVAKQLASLAALGPKRVLPVFGLRPASAAERGLFPVPDGQRAAVFDEALELIRKLLTGDEVTFTGRFFDVAGATLGIRHQAPVDIWLGGSAPAAFRRIGRFADGWLGSFLTPAEALAARRSIEREAAAAGREIEADHFGLSLAVGDGELPDEVIAAVRARRPDADPADLLAADWPALHRQLDGLIAAGLTKFVIRPFGATPAEEFIDRFVAELLPRQN; translated from the coding sequence GTGAAGATCCGGTTCGGCGTAAGCCTGGGCACCGGAACCGCCGTGGACGAACTGCCGGCCGTGGTCGACCGGCTGGAAGCCGACGGCGTCGACTCGCTGTGGTTCTCCGAGCTGGTGTACACCGCCGCCGTCGACCCGTTCGCCGGGATGGGCTTCACCCTCGGGCGTAGCACCCGGCTCAAGGTCGGCACCTCGGTGGCCGTATTGCCCGGCCGCAACCCCGTGCTGGTCGCCAAACAGCTGGCCTCGCTGGCCGCGCTGGGGCCCAAACGCGTGCTGCCGGTATTCGGGCTGCGCCCCGCGTCGGCGGCCGAACGTGGCCTGTTCCCGGTACCCGACGGCCAGCGGGCCGCGGTGTTCGACGAGGCGCTCGAACTCATCCGGAAGCTGCTGACCGGCGACGAGGTCACCTTCACCGGCCGCTTCTTCGACGTCGCCGGCGCAACCCTGGGCATCCGCCACCAGGCACCGGTCGACATCTGGCTGGGCGGATCCGCACCCGCGGCGTTTCGCCGGATCGGTCGCTTCGCCGACGGCTGGCTCGGCAGCTTCCTGACCCCCGCCGAGGCACTGGCCGCTCGGCGCAGCATCGAGCGCGAGGCCGCCGCGGCGGGACGGGAGATCGAAGCCGACCACTTCGGCCTGAGTCTGGCGGTGGGCGACGGCGAACTGCCCGACGAGGTGATTGCGGCCGTCCGCGCGCGCCGGCCCGACGCCGACCCCGCCGATCTGCTGGCTGCTGACTGGCCTGCGCTGCATCGCCAACTCGACGGGCTGATCGCCGCGGGGCTGACGAAGTTCGTGATCCGGCCGTTCGGGGCCACCCCCGCCGAAGAGTTCATCGACCGTTTCGTCGCGGAGCTGTTGCCCCGCCAGAACTGA
- a CDS encoding methyltransferase domain-containing protein codes for MTDWSGADYERVSALQRSVASETLAELVLDGSEWVLDIGCGDGFLTREIAAAAPTGFVVGIDASPRMVATAHRVHPTGSSWPRFVRADARRLPFGRCFDLAVSFNALHWVPQLDEALAGIAAVLRPGGRSVLQMVCAGERPSIESTAMAVAEHPRWSGYFTGFSAPFRHLDPAVFADLANGCGLRVTALTVRDREWDFGSREAFTAWCAVGTTAWTDLLPEGQRAEFVEDLVSAYEPVTGRPGLIRFMQMRAELHT; via the coding sequence GTGACGGACTGGAGCGGTGCGGACTACGAGCGCGTCAGTGCACTGCAACGCTCGGTGGCCTCGGAGACGCTGGCCGAACTCGTCCTCGACGGCAGCGAATGGGTCCTCGACATCGGCTGCGGCGACGGATTTCTCACCCGTGAGATCGCCGCTGCCGCGCCGACCGGCTTCGTCGTCGGCATCGACGCCTCACCCCGGATGGTCGCCACCGCACACCGCGTCCATCCGACGGGATCCTCATGGCCCCGATTCGTCCGCGCCGACGCCCGCCGGCTGCCGTTCGGGCGCTGCTTCGACCTCGCCGTGTCGTTCAATGCGCTGCACTGGGTTCCCCAGCTCGACGAGGCGCTGGCCGGGATCGCCGCCGTGCTGCGCCCAGGCGGCCGAAGCGTGCTCCAGATGGTGTGCGCAGGGGAGCGCCCGAGTATCGAATCCACCGCTATGGCAGTCGCCGAACACCCGCGCTGGTCGGGGTATTTCACCGGTTTCAGCGCACCGTTTCGGCACCTCGACCCGGCGGTGTTCGCCGATCTTGCCAACGGCTGCGGGCTACGCGTCACCGCGCTGACCGTCCGCGACCGAGAGTGGGACTTCGGCTCCCGCGAGGCGTTCACCGCATGGTGCGCGGTGGGAACCACGGCCTGGACCGACCTGCTACCCGAAGGGCAGCGCGCCGAATTCGTCGAGGACCTGGTGAGCGCCTACGAACCGGTGACCGGACGCCCCGGGCTGATCCGGTTCATGCAGATGCGCGCCGAACTACACACCTGA
- a CDS encoding SRPBCC family protein has product MGIGLRHRVGVDRYVAAPAPVVWQILIDTDYWPQWGPSVSGATLDDGQRQLHAGSTGRVRTAVGVELPFRVTEFESGRHWSWAVSGLEATTHDVVEEGDGCRLRFEAPWWATPYLAVCAVALARIDRLARAHPG; this is encoded by the coding sequence GTGGGCATCGGGTTACGGCACCGAGTCGGCGTCGACCGCTACGTCGCCGCTCCCGCACCCGTGGTGTGGCAGATCCTCATCGACACCGACTACTGGCCGCAGTGGGGGCCGTCGGTCAGCGGCGCCACCCTCGACGACGGGCAACGGCAGTTGCACGCTGGATCCACCGGGCGGGTCAGGACCGCGGTTGGCGTCGAATTACCCTTCAGGGTAACGGAATTCGAGTCCGGTAGGCACTGGTCCTGGGCGGTGTCCGGACTAGAAGCCACGACCCATGACGTCGTCGAAGAAGGCGACGGGTGCCGGCTGCGGTTCGAGGCACCCTGGTGGGCGACGCCGTATCTGGCGGTGTGTGCGGTCGCGCTGGCACGAATCGACCGATTGGCACGCGCCCACCCCGGCTAG
- a CDS encoding cyclopropane mycolic acid synthase family methyltransferase encodes MEPHFDDVQHHYDLSDDFYRLFLDRTQTYSCAFFEREDMTLEEAQIAKIDLALGKLGLQPGMTLLDVGCGWGATMMRALETYDVNVVGLTLSKNQALHVQQLFDDSESTRSKQVLLEGWEQFREPVDRIVSIGAFEHFGTDRYNAFFNRAHSLLPDDGIMLLHTIVQPSSEEIKERGLPITMRHLKFFKFIVDEIFPGGRLPSVSVVDEHATRAGFTVNRVHPLRLHYAKTLDIWSAALQANEEEAVALQSREVYDRYMKYLTGCAELFRDGYTDICQFTLAKG; translated from the coding sequence ATGGAGCCGCACTTCGACGACGTGCAGCACCATTACGACCTCTCCGATGATTTCTATCGGCTATTCCTGGACAGGACCCAGACCTACAGCTGTGCCTTTTTCGAGCGCGAGGACATGACGCTCGAAGAGGCGCAGATCGCCAAAATAGACCTCGCGCTGGGCAAGCTGGGATTACAGCCCGGCATGACGCTGCTCGACGTGGGCTGCGGCTGGGGTGCGACGATGATGCGCGCGCTGGAAACCTACGACGTCAACGTCGTGGGCCTGACGCTCAGCAAGAACCAGGCCCTGCATGTCCAGCAGCTCTTCGACGACTCCGAGAGCACCCGATCCAAGCAGGTCCTGCTCGAAGGCTGGGAGCAGTTCCGCGAGCCCGTCGACCGCATCGTGTCGATCGGCGCTTTCGAGCACTTCGGTACCGACCGCTACAACGCGTTCTTCAACCGCGCCCACAGCCTGCTTCCTGATGACGGAATCATGTTGTTGCACACCATCGTTCAGCCGAGTTCTGAGGAGATCAAGGAACGCGGACTGCCCATCACCATGCGCCACCTGAAGTTCTTCAAGTTCATCGTGGACGAGATCTTCCCGGGCGGCCGGCTGCCCAGCGTCTCGGTGGTCGACGAGCACGCGACCAGGGCCGGATTCACGGTCAACCGCGTTCACCCACTGCGACTGCACTACGCCAAGACGCTGGATATCTGGTCGGCGGCCCTGCAGGCCAACGAGGAAGAGGCTGTGGCGCTGCAGTCCCGCGAGGTCTACGACCGGTACATGAAGTACCTGACCGGCTGCGCCGAGCTGTTCCGCGACGGCTACACCGATATCTGCCAGTTCACCCTGGCCAAGGGCTGA
- a CDS encoding chorismate mutase — protein MTRRLLAAATVLAALAAAAPAAADPGEPLYDLVDAAAQRLQTADPVAASKWLSGGPITDPSRVAQVLAQVSSEAGTGGVPKDYVTTVFTDQINATEAIQYSRFAGWKFDPATAPSAAPDLSASRTAIDTLNHRMVDQIALQWPVLHSPQCATDLADAKSVVTAARGFDDLYRVALDVATRSYCPAG, from the coding sequence ATGACTCGTCGACTCCTCGCCGCCGCGACGGTACTGGCCGCGCTGGCCGCCGCCGCACCCGCCGCTGCCGACCCCGGCGAACCGCTGTACGACCTGGTCGACGCGGCGGCCCAACGGCTGCAGACCGCAGATCCGGTGGCGGCCTCGAAATGGCTGAGCGGCGGGCCGATCACCGACCCGTCCAGGGTCGCGCAGGTCCTCGCCCAGGTGTCGTCGGAGGCTGGAACCGGCGGCGTCCCAAAGGATTACGTCACCACGGTGTTCACTGACCAGATCAACGCCACCGAGGCCATCCAGTACAGCCGCTTCGCCGGCTGGAAGTTCGACCCCGCGACGGCCCCATCGGCCGCGCCGGACCTGTCGGCGTCGCGTACGGCGATCGACACCCTCAACCACCGCATGGTCGATCAGATCGCGCTGCAGTGGCCGGTCCTGCATTCACCGCAATGCGCCACCGATCTGGCCGACGCCAAATCCGTCGTCACCGCAGCGCGAGGCTTCGACGACCTCTACCGCGTCGCGCTCGACGTGGCGACCCGTTCGTACTGCCCCGCCGGCTAA
- a CDS encoding S1C family serine protease — protein MDAQQPLRRGRRIPAMLAALVLAPGLLAAPAHATPVPLPPVAPQAPLDQSAVMGQVTPGLVDINTTLDYQGAVGAGTGIVLDPYGEVLTNNHVIEGATEITATSLANGRTYPVDVIGYDRANDIALVRMRGAGDLPVATLGTSSSVAVGDPIAAIGNAGGAGGAPSFAPGTVTEIGASVRASDESGGGSRQLNDLIRVAADVRPGDSGGPLVNSAGQVVGVNVAATLTYRMGGVRGGEGFAIPIDRALGVANQIRSGAPAPGIHLGDTAFIGVGIADANDGSGAVVRQVLPDTPARRAGLMSGDVITAVDGIPVNSASNLSDVMDSRHPGDTVTLSWVDRTGAPRSAPIVLASGPVG, from the coding sequence ATGGACGCACAGCAGCCACTTCGTCGCGGTCGCCGTATCCCGGCAATGTTGGCCGCGCTTGTTCTGGCGCCAGGGTTGCTCGCGGCCCCGGCCCACGCCACACCGGTCCCGTTGCCGCCGGTCGCGCCGCAGGCGCCGCTGGACCAGTCGGCAGTAATGGGCCAGGTCACCCCTGGTCTGGTCGACATCAACACCACCTTGGACTACCAGGGGGCCGTCGGCGCGGGCACCGGCATCGTGCTCGACCCCTACGGCGAGGTGCTCACCAACAACCACGTCATCGAAGGCGCCACCGAGATCACCGCCACCAGTCTGGCCAACGGACGGACCTACCCGGTCGACGTCATCGGCTACGACCGGGCCAACGACATCGCACTGGTGCGGATGCGCGGTGCCGGCGACTTACCGGTCGCCACACTGGGCACCTCCTCCTCGGTGGCGGTCGGCGACCCGATCGCGGCGATCGGAAATGCCGGCGGCGCGGGCGGGGCACCGAGTTTCGCACCCGGAACGGTCACCGAAATCGGGGCCTCGGTACGCGCCTCCGACGAATCAGGCGGAGGCTCAAGACAACTCAACGACCTGATCCGGGTCGCGGCCGATGTACGCCCCGGCGACTCCGGCGGACCGTTGGTCAACAGCGCCGGGCAGGTGGTCGGCGTCAACGTCGCGGCCACGCTGACCTACCGGATGGGCGGGGTGCGCGGCGGCGAGGGCTTCGCGATTCCGATCGACCGGGCACTGGGCGTGGCCAACCAGATCCGCAGCGGCGCACCGGCACCGGGAATCCACCTCGGCGACACCGCCTTCATCGGTGTCGGCATCGCCGACGCCAACGACGGTTCGGGTGCCGTGGTCCGTCAGGTGCTTCCCGACACTCCGGCCCGCCGCGCGGGACTGATGAGTGGGGACGTGATCACGGCGGTGGACGGCATCCCCGTCAACTCGGCGTCGAACCTGTCCGACGTCATGGACTCGCGTCATCCCGGTGACACCGTGACGCTGAGTTGGGTGGATCGCACCGGCGCCCCGCGCAGTGCGCCGATCGTGCTGGCCAGCGGACCGGTCGGCTGA